The Miscanthus floridulus cultivar M001 chromosome 7, ASM1932011v1, whole genome shotgun sequence genome includes a region encoding these proteins:
- the LOC136466896 gene encoding protein HIGH CHLOROPHYLL FLUORESCENCE PHENOTYPE 173, chloroplastic-like: MNCFSCCAAAVTSPPVLLARPRGGLAASCSTRTDQKVLFLGSKQFPQITYSPVSRASPRLSRSEVIAFAGQQTWDLGRFFKTLYFFNGPPNPLKIVESIISSFTGPASSEAPKKMETSNVVLVTGATGGVGRRVVDILRKKGVPVRVLARNGDKARSILGPDVNLIIGDVTKEDTLDPKLFKGIKKVVNAVSVIVGPKEGDTPDRQKYKQGIKFFEPEIKGPSPEMVEYIGMQNLINGIKNSVGLSEGKLLFGLKGNLSGKIVWGALDDVVMGGVSESTFQILPTGSESSGPTGLFKGTVSTSNNGGFTSIRTKNFTVPEDLSAYDGIELRVKGDGRRYKLIIRTSYEWDTVGYTASFDTTKGEWQSVKVPFSSLRPVFRARTMTDAPPFDASNITSLQLMFSKFEYDGILNPTFTEGPFELPFSSIRAYINEPITPRFVHVSSAGVTRPERPGLDLSKQPPAVRLNKELGSILTYKLKGEDLIRESGIPYTIVRPCALTEEPAGADLIFDQGDNITGKISREEVARICVAALASPNAVGKTFEVKSTVPFSEPYVIDPSNPPSEKDYEVYFKELKEGITGKEALEAIPAQV; this comes from the exons GGGGGTTTAGCTGCTAGCTGCTCCACGAGGACAGATCAGAAGGTGCTTTTCCTCGGCTCAAAACAGTTTCCACAGATCACATACAGCCCAGTAAGCCGTGCGTCGCCACGGTTGTCACGGAGTGAGGTAATAGCTTTTGCTGGGCAACAAACTTGGGACCTCGGTAGGTTTTTCAAGACATTGTACTTCTTCAACGGGCCTCCAAACCCTCTCAAG ATTGTAGAATCTATCATCAGCAGTTTCACTGGACCTGCTTCTAGTGAAGCGCCGAAGAAAATGGAAACATCGAATGTGGTGCTGGTTACGGGAGCCACTGGTGGTGTTGGGCGACGGGTGGTCGACATCCTGCGGAAGAAGGGCGTACCTGTTCGAGTATTG GCTAGAAATGGAGACAAGGCAAGGAGCATATTGGGGCCGGATGTAAATCTG ATCATAGGAGATGTTACAAAGGAAGATACACTTGATCCTAAGCTCTTCAAAGGGATAAAAAAAGTAGTCAATGCAGTCTCTGTCATAGTGGGGCCAAAGGAAGGTGATACACCGGACAGGCAGAAGTACAAACAA GGCATTAAATTTTTCGAACCTGAG ATCAAGGGACCTTCACCTGAAATGGTTGAGTACATTGGAATGCAAAACTTGATTAATGGCATAAAGAATAGTGTTGGACTGAGTGAAGGGAAACTGCTATTTGGGCTCAAAG GCAACTTATCTGGAAAGATTGTGTGGGGAGCTCTTGATGATGTTGTAATGGGTGGTGTTAGTGAAAGTACATTCCAAATCCTGCCAACAGGAAGTGAAAGTAGTGGACCAACTGGGTTGTTCAaag GAACTGTATCTACTTCAAATAACGGTGGGTTTACTAGTATAAGGACAAAG AATTTTACTGTGCCAGAGGACCTGTCAGCATATGATGGTATTGAGTTACGAGTTAAAGGTGATGGACGACGGTATAAACTCATTATACGGACTAGCTATGAGTGGGATACTGTTGGCTATACAGCAAGTTTTGACACAACTAAGGGGGAATGGCAAAGT GTTAAAGTACCTTTCTCTTCTCTGAGACCTGTATTCCGTGCTCGTACTATGACTGATGCTCCACCCTTCGATGCAAGCAACATTACTTCACTACAA CTTATGTTTAGCAAATTTGAATACGATGGAATACTCAACCCAACATTTACTGAAGGTCCATTTGAGCTTCCTTTTTCGAGTATTAGAGCATACATAAACGAGCCAATCACTCCAAG GTTCGTTCATGTGAGTTCTGCAGGAGTTACAAGACCTGAAAGACCGGGGCTAGATTTAAGCAAACAGCCACCTGCTGTTCGATTGAACAAAGAGCTTGGTTCCATTTTAACTTACAAGTTGAAG GGAGAGGATTTAATTCGGGAAAGCGGTATTCCGTACACTATTGTGCGGCCATGTGCATTAACTGAGGAACCGGCTGGAGCCGATCTCATCTTTGACCAGGGGGACAACATTACA GGAAAGATATCAAGGGAAGAAGTTGCCCGTATTTGTGTAGCAGCTCTGGCAAGCCCAAATGCAGTGGGCAAAACTTTCGAG GTCAAGAGCACTGTTCCATTTAGCGAACCATATGTGATTGACCCTTCAAATCCCCCGTCTGAAAAGGACTATGAAGTATATTTCAAAGAACTCAAAGAAGGTATCACGGGTAAAGAGGCATTAGAGGCAATACCTGCTCAAGTTTGA
- the LOC136466895 gene encoding receptor like protein 22-like yields MSRATYLLPLFVVLIHLRSLASSTSYGNLTAPSCHPDHAAALLQLKQSFLFDYSTNTLPSWEAATDCCLWEGVGCDSVSGQVTVLDLSGRGLYSYSLDRALFNLTSLQRLDLSKNDFGGSCIPAAGFERLSVLTHLNLSYAGFYGQIPIVIGKLSSLISLDISSIHNIDVEMETLYNVVDSYSILVLQEPSFETLVSNLTNLRELYLDGVDIASGGEDWARTLGKYVPHLQVLSMAYCRLVGPIHYSMSLLRSIEVINLKLNGISGVVPEFFADFLNLRVLQLSFNNLRGSFPPKIFQLKNLGVLDVSNNEQLSGNVPKFLYGSSLETLNLQDTLFSGVTLSYFGNLTSLTDLGIDGRSIFTEPPYFFINKLDHISTLRLSSIKFLWEVGSKFSWIGDLQSLTTLKLSDCYSTKTMPSWIGNLTNLRSLDIRYCDFIGPIPHSIGNLTTLEYLAISRCAFSGQLLSSVGNLRNLRFLQISYDYHGLSGPITPAIGHLNKLAVLILRDCSFSGRIPNTIANMTKLIFLDLSQNDLVGDVPTFLFTLPSLLQLDLSSNQLCGPIQEFHTISSDMKIVRLNHNKLSGNIPSSLFHLINLVVLDLSSNNLTGLVDLDSFWKLRKLSMLRLSNNKFYIKDGQGSNSTFPLLPKLRRLGLKSCGLTEIPSFLVHLDYITTLDLSCNKILGTIPNWIWQAWDHSLKFLNLSNNVFTYLQLTSYVLHNSNLEYLDLSSNRIQGQIPIPNMLTMVNNSEQILDYSNNRFTSIMSNFTLYLSQTVYLKISNNNITGHIPPSICNLTYLKVLDLENNNFRGQVPSCLIEDGNLSILNLRGNHFEGELPYNINSQCDLQTININGNNNQGQLPRALSKCIDLEVLDVGNNKIVDVFPSWLGNLSNLRVLVLRSNQFYGTLDGPFRSGNFQGYFSMIQIIDIASNNFSGNVKPQWFKMFKSMMEKMNNTGQILGHFASNRYYQDTVAITVKGRYMTFERILTALTSIDFSNNKLNGTIPDLVGNFVSLHILNMSHNAFTGNIPPQLGKVSQLESLDLSWNHLSGEIPQELANLTFLETLDLSNNNLEGRIPQSRQFGTFENSSFEGNIGLCGAPLSRQCASSPQPNELKPKMPQDHVDITLFMFVGLGFGLGFAVAILGIQVPLGKFYRTISILQS; encoded by the exons ATGTCTCGTGCTACTTATCTCCTTCCCCTCTTCGTAGTACTGATACACCTCCGTTCACTAGCTTCATCCACTTCCTATGGCAACCTCACAGCCCCTTCGTGCCATCCAGACCATGCTGCAGCACTCCTCCAGCTCAAGCAATCCTTCCTCTTCGACTACTCCACCAACACCCTTCCTTCATGGGAAGCAGCCACTGACTGCTGCCTCTGGGAGGGTGTTGGCTGCGACAGTGTCTCTGGCCAAGTCACCGTTCTTGACCTCAGTGGCCGTGGCTTGTACAGCTACAGTCTTGACAGAGCGCTCTTCAACCTCACCTCGCTCCAGCGACTCGACCTGAGCAAGAATGACTTTGGTGGATCATGTATTCCGGCAGCTGGCTTTGAGAGGCTTTCGGTACTCACACACCTTAACCTTTCTTACGCAGGTTTCTATGGACAGATTCCCATTGTAATAGGCAAACTCTCGAGTCTCATATCCTTGGATATTTCGTCAATCCATAACATTGATGTTGAAATGGAGACATTGTATAATGTTGTTGACAGCTATAGCATTTTGGTCCTACAAGAACCAAGTTTCGAGACACTAGTGTCAAACCTCACAAATTTGAGAGAGCTCTACCTTGACGGAGTGGACATAGCTAGTGGCGGAGAAGACTGGGCCAGAACGCTTGGAAAATATGTTCCTCATCTTCAGGTTCTTAGCATGGCATATTGCAGGCTTGTTGGTCCTATCCATTACTCCATGTCACTTCTCCGCTCTATTGAAGTGATCAATCTCAAACTGAATGGAATTTCTGGGGTGGTTCCAGAATTCTTTGCAGATTTTCTCAATTTAAGAGTTCTTCAACTCAGCTTTAATAATTTGAGAGGCAGCTTTCCTCCCAAAATCTTTCAGCTGAAGAATCTGGGAGTACTGGATGTGTCAAATAACGAACAGCTATCGGGGAATGTTCCAAAATTTCTCTATGGGAGCTCCCTGGAAACTTTGAATCTGCAGGATACCCTTTTCTCTGGCGTCACTCTGAGCTACTTTGGCAATCTCACATCTTTGACAGATCTGGGAATAGATGGAAGATCAATTTTTACGGAGCCTCCCTATTTTTTTATAAACAAGCTGGACCATATTAGTACCTTGCGACTCTCTTCGATAAAATTTTTATGGGAGGTAGGGTCAAAATTCTCATGGATTGGTGATCTCCAGAGCTTGACAACATTGAAACTGTCTGATTGCTACTCCACCAAGACAATGCCCTCCTGGATTGGAAACCTCACCAATTTGAGAAGCTTGGATATCAGGTATTGTGATTTCATTGGGCCAATTCCACATTCAATTGGCAACCTCACGACATTGGAATATTTGGCAATCTCTCGTTGTGCTTTCTCGGGTCAATTACTCTCTTCCGTTGGCAATCTCAGAAACTTAAGATTCCTGCAAATATCCTATGATTATCATGGTTTATCTGGCCCTATAACACCGGCAATTGGACATCTCAACAAGTTGGCAGTATTAATACTTAGAGATTGCAGCTTttctgggagaataccaaatacAATTGCCAACATGACTAAACTGATTTTTCTGGACCTTTCACAGAATGACCTTGTCG GGGATGTGCCGACATTTCTATTCACTTTACCATCATTATTACAATTGGATCTTTCGTCGAATCAACTTTGTGGACCCATACAAGAGTTTCATACAATATCATCAGACATGAAAATTGTTCGTTTAAATCACAATAAACTCAGCGGAAATATTCCTTCATCGCTCTTCCACCTCATAAATTTGGTTGTTTTGGATCTCAGCTCAAATAACCTGACAGGTTTGGTAGACCTTGACTCTTTTTGGAAACTAAGAAAGCTTTCTATGTTGCGTCTATCCAACAACAAGTTCTATATCAAGGATGGACAAGGAAGTAACTCCACATTCCCTTTATTACCAAAACTCCGTAGATTAGGACTGAAGTCATGTGGCTTGACCGAAATTCCTAGTTTCTTGGTACACCTTGATTATATCACTACACTGGACCTTTCCTGCAACAAGATACTTGGGACTATTCCAAATTGGATATGGCAGGCATGGGACCATAGCCTTAAATTTTTGAATCTTTCGAACAATGTGTTCACATATTTGCAACTCACTTCATATGTTCTCCATAACAGTAATTTGGAATATCTTGATTTGAGTTCCAACAGAATCCAGGGCCAGATCCCAATCCCAAACATGTTGACGATGGTTAACAATTCAGAACAAATCTTGGATTATTCCAATAACAGATTCACATCTATTATGTCAAACTTCACTTTGTATCTTAGCCAAACTGTGTatctcaagatatccaacaataACATCACAGGCCATATACCACCCTCAATTTGCAATTTAACTTATCTTAAAGTCCTTGACCTGGAAAATAACAACTTTAGAGGGCAGGTTCCATCTTGCCTGATAGAAGATGGCAACTTAAGTATATTGAATTTGAGGGGGAATCACTTCGAAGGAGAGTTGCCTTATAATATTAATAGCCAATGTGATCTACAGACAATAAATATAAATGGAAATAACAATCAAGGACAGTTGCCGAGGGCTCTTTCTAAATGCATTGATTTGGAGGTTCTTGACGTTGGAAACAATAAAATTGTAGATGTTTTCCCATCTTGGCTTGGCAACCTTTCCAATCTTCGTGTCCTTGTATTAAGATCCAATCAATTCTATGGCACACTAGATGGCCCTTTCAGAAGTGGAAATTTCCAGGGGTACTTCTCGATGATACAAATAATTGATATTGCCTCAAACAATTTCTCTGGCAATGTGAAACCACAATGGTTCAAGATGTTTAAATCTATGATGGAGAAGATGAATAACACTGGACAGATCCTGGGTCATTTTGCATCCAACCGATATTACCAAGATACTGTTGCAATAACAGTTAAGGGACGATACATGACATTTGAAAGGATATTGACAGCCTTAACTTCAATCGACTTTTCAAATAACAAACTCAATGGTACCATTCCAGATTTGGTCGGAAACTTTGTTTCACTACACATATTGAATATGTCACACAATGCATTCACAGGAAATATTCCTCCCCAATTAGGCAAGGTGAGCCAGCTGGAATCACTAGACCTGTCATGGAACCACCTTTCTGGGGAGATACCACAAGAGCTAGCAAATCTCACATTTCTTGAAACCTTGGATTTGTCTAACAACAATTTGGAAGGGAGGATTCCACAATCACGCCAATTTGGAACGTTTGAGAACAGTTCATTTGAAGGTAACATAGGCCTTTGTGGAGCACCCTTGAGCAGACAATGTGCCAGTTCACCTCAGCCAAATGAGTTGAAACCAAAAATGCCGCAAGATCATGTCGATATAACTCTATTTATGTTTGTTGGATTGGGATTCGGACTTGGATTTGCAGTTGCTATTCTTGGCATACAGGTTCCACTTGGCAAATTCTATAGAACTATAAGCATTTTGCAAAGCTGA